The Candidatus Minimicrobia sp. QA0096 DNA segment GCCGAGTTTATGCCCGCGCAACTTGTCATAATCATAAGCGTGAGTCGGCTGCGCCGTCATAAACATCACGTAGTTTGTCGCGTCAACGATATTATTGATAGGCTTGCCGCCCATTGCGACTAATTGACATTGCAACCACAACGGGCTTGAATGAATATCTACATTTTTTATAGCAATCACAGAGAATGCGGGCGCAAGCTCATTAGCTTCATTAAACACTTCAAGCTCTAAGCCATCGCTATTTGCGAATTCTTGAATAGCATTATACCAGTCAGGACTATTAAACTGCTGATGAAAAATGCCAGCAATTTCGCGCGCCACGCCAAGTTGCCCAAAACAATCCGGCCTGTGTGTAAACATCTTATTCTCAATTTCCAGCACGTAATCGTCCAGCCCAAACACTTCCGCAAAGCTCGCGCCAGCCTGAAGTGTAACACCCGCCGGAATATCACGCTCATTGATCTCAATAATTCCCTCGTGATCTGTACCAATCGCCAGCTCATCAGCCGCCGCCAGCATACCCTGGCTTAAGATTCCACGCAGCGGTCGCGCATCCAGCACGAACGGCTCGGCGTCATCAAAACTCGCTGGGACGGTACTTTTTGGCGGCAACCAAATTGCCCACATATCAGCATGAACATTCGGCGCACCGCAAACCACTTGCACGCAACCATTATCATCCCTTGGAACGTCCGCTACGCCACCATCGTCAATTTTAGTCACACTCAAACGATCCGCATTCGGATGCTTTTCGCACTCAACAACTCGCACAATGCGCGCGCCACCATATTTGGCTTTCAGGTCAATCACTTCCTCAACGCCACCAAGTTGCTGATTTACCCGCGCAACCAGCTCATCCACCGGCGGTAGTTCAAAGTCAATTAATTGTTTTATAAGATTTAAGCTAACTTTCATACTAGTATAATTATATCACCTTACTATCAATGATTCGACGGAAATCCGCGGTGCAAATCAACAATTGTCAAAATATATTACATAATTAGTTGACATCGCGTTCTGTTATTGATATATATATCAGCCTTTGCACTCGCAGAGGTCGGCGTTTCGCTCAAAACCATTGGGTTTGAGACGTCCCACTTCGCAGAGAATAGTCTTTCTCTGCCCGACTCCAGAAGGAGTTATCATGGAACAGTTCGGCTGGTTCGACGGAAAAGAAGCGAGAATCCAGCGGTCTGGAGGGATGATCAACGTCTACTACGGCGGCAGGTATGGCAACATCCCTGGTGATGGTCATGGCCATGTTAAGGCTACCGGTGGCCCACTCGGCGAGAACATTGTGTTCTGGCGACTGCCTGACAGCGAGGGAGGTCATGTGATCGTGGATAATAAGTTCACGATCATGAATGGCAACGACCTGCGCCTGCGAGACCACCTGACCGGGCTCTTCTGAGCTATATGACCTGGACACGTCATAAAACTGTCCATTTTTCACACTCAAAATAGTACAATTATAAAGACATGAAAAATAGCATCGGCATCACAATACCAGATTTTATCACTCAGGCCTTTCCTGTACTGAATGAAGCGACGTACGTTCGTGAATTTGCTTCTTTCATCACGCTATATCCAGATGCGGTCTATTATCTATTTCAAACAACAGCTGGCCAGTCGCTCATGTCGCTCATACTTGTAGCAATTGACTATCCCGACCCAACAGACGAGAGTCAACAGGTAAAGAAAATGTCTGGTGGTTTTGAGTTTGAATTCACATATCTTATCAAGCCGTATGCCAATGACCAACACCTCAGAATCTGTCCAAATGATGAAGCAGAAGAATTATTTTTCATCTCAGACCCAAATGGCCGTTGCCACTATTATCTGGCAGCAGTCAAACAAAAGCGGAGTTGGTAGGTTTATGCCGACTGAGTGTTTCTAAGTTCTAGATTACCCCGTCCTGGTAGCATAAAGCTACCTGAGTGGGGTTACTACCTTGTTATAATAAACCTATGATTCATAAGCTATACTCTGCCTACGATTTACCAGCAGACCACGACACGTGCCACTTGTTTGAGCATCTGATTATTAGGCGATTCTTAAAGGAAACAGAAAAAATTGGCGGCAACCGGGCTTTCGTTGGAGAGTTGGATGGCACGACTAGCGAATCAAGCGTATTTTTTGCGTCCGCACTATTCACAAGCGAGTCTAATACATTATTTGAAAAAACCATCAACGATATTACGCCTTTTGAAATACCCCTTATTCAACAGTCCATCTCACACATAGAAGCCGAGATGCAATCCAACATTGATATAACAGACATGACATTATTACAAGAACAGCTCGCTCTTTGTCAAAAATATTTTATCGATAGTCAAAAAACCACTCCCAGCAATTCACACCCAAAATCTAAAATTTCTCCTCTTAAAATCAGTCATAGTCCGAAGGATTTTACAGACGTTAAGATTGATATAGAAATTGCTGACGCCAGCGATGAATTGACTGCCGCATTTTTCTGTACATACCCAATACTTTTAGATCTAGTGCGCGACATTTGTTTCGATAAAATCTCAGCCTACCCGTCCAGCCCCGGAAAGTTTATAGCGTACTATGACGGCAATTACACCAGCCAAACCTACACCGTAAAAAATACAGACCTTGCTCGACTGAGCTCAAGTGAAACTATACAAACATATTTACAAAGCTTTAACATATCCTCGCACGCAACCGGCCTAAGAAACCTTGCCGAAGCTTTCACGTCTGACCCATTTTATATTTCAGCGCCCATATATTTTTATCAACAAACCGCTACGCCACTAGCCAAAAATGACCTAGCGAAAACTATAAACGTCGCAAATATGAACACAATCTTAAAACAAGTAAAGGCGACGATAGTCCTGGATTATTAGCTCTAGCTGGTTTTCTAGTAGAGAAAAGATTCTGAAGAGGAAATATTAACGCCGCCAATATGCAAGCTTACCGGCAAACCTTAAACTCAATACCAATCACGCCATAAATCTTTTGGTCTTCAATAGAATAAAATTCAGAAATTTGATTTTCTAACCATTCGACATTATCGCCGCCGAACTTTCGCGGATTATTGTGAGAAAATAAATCACGAAATGTCGCGTATCTCAGCAAACCAACAACCTCAGCGGTAACAGTTTGCTCGGAATTATCTCTATTTGTAAAAATAATTAGATCCCCAATCTGGATTTTCTGTCGTTTGGCGTCATATAGTCGCGACTCGATAGTCTTATTGCCAGAAATAATAGCATTAAACGGCTCAGTCGCCAATTTTAATTGGTGTGTGGTCATAAAATTATTTGCCTTTCTTGCTATAATTAAACCATCATATAAATAAATATTCAAATATCTACACTTCCACAAGAAAGGCTATCAAATGACCAAAAAATTACTAGAAATCGAACGCAAGCGCCAGCTAACGGGCAATATTGAAGAGCTAATCGAGCGGTTGCAAAACATCGGTTTTGAGTTAAAGAGTAATCTTCACGAAATTGATACGTATTATTCTCGTCCTGACGTCGACTTTATGCAGACGGTTGAATGCTTGCGGATTCGCCAGCGCGATAGTTTTGCTGAGATAACATATAAGCCAGCAACGACCGCTGCGACACATACGGAAAATAATGTAATCATCAAGCCCGAGACAAACCTGCCAATTCAGCCCGAAGACACGGCAACCGCCAAGCAGCTACTGGCAAGCCTCGGCATGGTGCATCTGGTCGAGGTCAACAAATATCGTCGCTCGTTTCAATCCTCTGATTTTCCGCAGGCAACGGTAGCCATCGACGAAATCAAAGGCGCCGGAACTTTCGTAGAAGTTGAGGTTTTGTCGGATGATGAGACTGGCGCACTGATGACGATTAGTGAAATTGAAGCCAAACTCGGTCTAAATTCAATGGAAATTGTGACGCGACCTTATAGAGACATTTGTATGGGCTATTAAGAAGATCACCACAAAACTTCACAACTCCACTCGCAACCAATATAATATACTCATGAATACTTCACGAAAAAATCGCATCATAAAAATTACTATTTGGGCAGTCTGCTCAATTGTCGTTATAACTGCTTTACTAGTCGCCGCAGCCTTCTTTTGGCCAGCAACATCCAAGCAATTGCAATCTTCAAGCTCTGAAAAATTGAACTACAACGATGCCATCGCCGCTGCAAATCGTACTGTTAGCGAAGACACTTCAAATACCGACGTTAGACCAGAATGCCGATCGATTATTAAAACCCACGGTAAAAAAACCACCAAAGCCGTCATGATGATTCATGGCGTAAGCGCATGCCCACAGCAATTCGCAGACTTGGGCGACACCTTTTTCAATGCCGGCTATAACGTCTATATTCCCCGCGTTCCCAGCCACGGCCTGACAGACAACAAACGACACGGAGAAATTACCATTCCAGCAATGGCACAATTTATGAACTCCAGCACCAGCATACTTAGTGGTTTGGGCGATGAAACGGGAGTTGTCGGACTTTCTGGCGGCGCAAATATGGCAACTTGGATTACGCAGCACAACAGCCAAACCATATCACGAGCGCTACTTTTATCACCTTTTTATCAGCCTTCAGCGTCAGAAACCCCTTCCTGGAAAATCCCGCTTTTACGAAATCTTTACGGACGTAATATTCTTCCAGATTCGTTCACGGGTAGCAATTTGTCATATCGCGCTCTTGGAAAATATATAATAATCGCTAAGAACTATAAATCCGACCTAAAAGCTCCAGGGCTAAAATATGTCGGGGTTGTAACGAGCGAAAACGA contains these protein-coding regions:
- the cyaB gene encoding class IV adenylate cyclase; this encodes MTKKLLEIERKRQLTGNIEELIERLQNIGFELKSNLHEIDTYYSRPDVDFMQTVECLRIRQRDSFAEITYKPATTAATHTENNVIIKPETNLPIQPEDTATAKQLLASLGMVHLVEVNKYRRSFQSSDFPQATVAIDEIKGAGTFVEVEVLSDDETGALMTISEIEAKLGLNSMEIVTRPYRDICMGY
- a CDS encoding ASCH domain-containing protein — its product is MTTHQLKLATEPFNAIISGNKTIESRLYDAKRQKIQIGDLIIFTNRDNSEQTVTAEVVGLLRYATFRDLFSHNNPRKFGGDNVEWLENQISEFYSIEDQKIYGVIGIEFKVCR
- a CDS encoding alpha/beta hydrolase; this encodes MNTSRKNRIIKITIWAVCSIVVITALLVAAAFFWPATSKQLQSSSSEKLNYNDAIAAANRTVSEDTSNTDVRPECRSIIKTHGKKTTKAVMMIHGVSACPQQFADLGDTFFNAGYNVYIPRVPSHGLTDNKRHGEITIPAMAQFMNSSTSILSGLGDETGVVGLSGGANMATWITQHNSQTISRALLLSPFYQPSASETPSWKIPLLRNLYGRNILPDSFTGSNLSYRALGKYIIIAKNYKSDLKAPGLKYVGVVTSENDTAIDKNLAVNIPKQMAAASGAKFQYYSIPASFGIGHDIVALNQDEVKKHAAKLYPFYLDMYEGKDVKLESK